The Oscillospiraceae bacterium genome includes the window TTCAGATCGGCAAGGACTTCCCCGTAACTGACCGGCTTGCCCTTTTCGAGCAGTTCATGATACCGCCGTTTCGCGCGGACTTCCGACGACGCCGTGAGAAAAATCTTAATTTTTGCATCAGGCAGAACCACCGTGCCGATATCGCGCCCGTCCATCACGACGCTGTTTTTTGCCGCGACGCCGCGCTGGAATTCCATTAAAAAATCTCGTACTTCCGGAATCGCCGAGACCGCCGAGGCTGCCATCGAAATCAGCGGCGTCCGGATGTTGTCGCCGACCGGGTCGCCGTCGAGCAAGATCACCTGTTTCCCGTCGTCGAGCTTCATCTTGATATCGATGCTTTTGAGCGAATCGATCACCGCATCCGAATCGTCATATCCTCCGGTTACCCGGACAGCATGCAGCCCGACCGTGCGGTATAACGCACCGGTATCGATATAGATATACTCCAGTTCTTCAGCCAGCCGTCTGGCAAGAGTGCTTTTCCCTGCGCCCGATGGGCCGTCTATGGCAATAGACGTCGTTGACATTCACTCACTTCCCCGAAAATTGTTTTACGATTGCCTGCGCCGCCGTTACCGCCGTACTGAATGCAATCTGCAGATTGTATCCGCCCGTGTAGGCATCCAAGTCGAGCACTTCGCCCGCAAACCAGAGGTTCTTCGTCAGTTTGGATTCCATCGTCGCAGGATCGACTTCGCGCACGTCGATACCGCCCGAGGTCACGACCGCTTCGTCGATCGGCCTTGTTCCTGTCACGGTCAGCCGCAGGTCTTTGAGCAGCCGCACCAGATCTTTTCGCTGTTCGGCGGTCACCGCGTTGATCTTGGTTTCGCCCGGAATGCCCGAAAGCCTGACCATCGGCATAATCAGTTTTGACGGTAACAGCGCGGATAACGAATTTTTATAGTCCCGGTTCGGTTCTTCGGAAAAATCCCTTAAAATTCGCGCATCAAGCCGTTCTTCGTCGAGCGCCGGCTTCAAATCGAGCGAGATTTTCACCTTTCCCGCTTCCATCAATTCCTGCGCCCCGCCCGCTTTTATCACAACTTCATCGCCCAAATGCGCGCTCGCCGATAAAATCAACGGCCCGCTGACGCCGAAATGGGTGAATAACAATTCCCCTTGTTCCTCGTAAACCGGCTTTTTCACACCTTCAACGAGAAACTTCAATCCGGTGTTTTTTAGTGACAGCCCCTGCAAATCACGGCACAAATCTTCTGCGCATAAAAGCGGTACCAATGAAGCCCGCAGCGGAGTCACGGTGTGCCCGAGCGCCTTCGCAAAATCATATCCGTCACCCGTGGAACCGGTTTTCGGATAACTCATCCCGCCGGTCGCGATTAAAACACTATCGGCAGTAAAATCGCCGTTTTCCGTTCTGATTAAAAACCATTCTCCGCGCTTTTCAATCGCCTTCACCCTTGCTTGGATATGCTTTCCGTGTGCGAGTGCGTATTGTTCGAGGGCATTCGCCACGGTGTGGGCGTTATCATCTAAGGGAAAAACTCTGCCGCCCCGTTCAATTTTGAGTTTGACGCCGAGATTA containing:
- a CDS encoding NAD(P)/FAD-dependent oxidoreductase; protein product: MAVCAVIGGGAGGMMAAGQLGAAGIETLLFEQNARLGAKLRITGKGRCNLTNACDVRQFIDKVVTNKKFLFGAANRFSPNDCIAFFGNNLGVKLKIERGGRVFPLDDNAHTVANALEQYALAHGKHIQARVKAIEKRGEWFLIRTENGDFTADSVLIATGGMSYPKTGSTGDGYDFAKALGHTVTPLRASLVPLLCAEDLCRDLQGLSLKNTGLKFLVEGVKKPVYEEQGELLFTHFGVSGPLILSASAHLGDEVVIKAGGAQELMEAGKVKISLDLKPALDEERLDARILRDFSEEPNRDYKNSLSALLPSKLIMPMVRLSGIPGETKINAVTAEQRKDLVRLLKDLRLTVTGTRPIDEAVVTSGGIDVREVDPATMESKLTKNLWFAGEVLDLDAYTGGYNLQIAFSTAVTAAQAIVKQFSGK